The genomic DNA ATGATCGCTCGTTGATAGCCCGCGCAAATGTCATGGAATTGTCCTTTTAATTCTGTTTCCGTTAATGCCTCGAGTCGATAGCGGAGACTTGTTTTAATCCCTGAAAAACTAAACTTCCACTCGCCATCTTGAGTAAATGCTTGCGGAAATATATATTTTCGAGCATCCCCCTGCTGCGCGTATTGTTCGATTTCTGGTCCGCCAGGATAACGCAATCCTAAGAGCTTCGCACCTTTATCAATCGCTTCGCCCGCAGCATCATCAATGGTCGCGGCCAGCACATGAATATTTAACGTCTCGTCTACAGAAGACAAAATCGTATTGCCACCCGAAACAAGTAGAGATAAATGCGGAAAGAGATTGTTTTGTTTCCGAAAGTTCAGATGTTCAATGAAGGGTGATAAAATATGTCCTCGAAGGTGATGAACTCCAACCAGCTCGCAACCTAGAGCAAGGCGTAAACTCCAGGCAAAAGCAATTCCCAAAGCCAAACTTCCTGGCAAACCCGGGCCACAGGTAACGGCAATTTGTTGTATTTTCCGAAGATCGACCTGTTTTTGAAGATCCTTCAGTAAAATGGGAAAATTCCTGAGGTGTTCTCGAGCAGCCAGCTGCGGTACTACCCCACCGTAGAGGGCATGTAAATCAATCTGCGAGCTCGTTTGTTCGTAAACAAATTGCCCCGCCTCCCATACCGCTAAGCCCGTGTCATCACAAGAACTCTCAACACCTAAAATCATGGAACCATAAAATCAGGCTCGCGGTACTCCATCTTATCCCACTGCGGTAAAAGTTGGTCTTCCGGAATATATTTTTTCGGGAAAAATTTTTCCTTACTCGAGAGCTTCATCAGAACCGGATCCTCAGGATCGACCCGTAAATATCGAACAAAACATGTCCCTTTAGGGATAGAACACGTTAATTGCGGAAACGGTACCTGATTTAAAAACCATGAGACACCTCCTAATACCAGTAGGAAGCGCCATAGGACGCTCAACAACTAGTCCTCCGGCTTCGTCTTCGGAAGCGCCGTTACGCGACGCCCTTCGGTCCACTGACCGCGCCGACGTAATAACTCAACGCGCTCAAAACGCTTTAAAACACACCGCTTCGCCGCATGTAGACTACCTCTTTGAAAACTCGGATGTTGGGACATGATACGCGTGTATTAAGGGATCACCGTTCGAAGAAGCAAGCTAAATTTCGCCCATACCATCGTCTCTGCGCAAAGAACTTGACACGCCAAAACGAATCCCTAGCCGTAGCGGAGTCTTATGTCATTAAAGATTAGATTGCAGCGGCAAGGTCGTATCCATCATCCCGCGTATCGGATCGTTGTCGCGGAGAGTACCTGTCGTCGCGACGGGAAGTATGTCGAGAAGCTCGGAACGTACGAGCCTCAAGCCCGAGGCAATACGGCACCGTTGATTCTCGATATTGACCGTGCAACCTACTGGATGAGCGTCGGAGCAAAACCAACTGAAACCGCTGCCCATCTTATTCGTCGTGCACGGAAATCGGTTACCGCAAAATAACGAATTCATCGCTTGGGTCGAATTGTGTGTCGTTGTGCGTGCTTCCTGATTTTCGGGAGGCATTATTTTTTTCTTGACACAAGCTCGATTCAGGTTTAACGCTCTCTCCAAAGGAAAATCTATGGGGTACTACTTTGAAGTTTGTTTGTTAGGGATGTTGACAGGAAGTGTTCATGCGTCGGGTGTGTATTTTTCCCCGCCTCAGAGCGATAACACGGAAGCTGTATCGATTCACGAGAAGGCCGTCAAAAGTGAAGGCCACCGGAACTTTACACAAGAGGACTTAAATCGGATCGCCAATTCTATTGAGCAGTCTGAAGAAAATCAATCGGATCCGGTACAAGCGCTCGTGCGTGCTCATCCCGAAATCGTTCTTCGCGCAACACAGCTTAATAACACGCGATTATTGGCGCTTCTGAGTAAGTGCAATGTATCCGCACGTACGATTCCCGAGATTAACACGGCCACTGACAATCAGGGCAATGGTCCTCTTCATATCGCTGTACGACAAGGAAATTTAGAAGCGCTCGTATTGCTGTTTGTCGGCCTTGGCCTAGATCCGACGTTACGCAATAACCGTGGGTTTGATGTTTTTGGGGAAGCGGCTTTGCGACAGGACAATTTCGGCAAGCTTACATTTAACATTTTAGGCTCCCATGACCTCAAAAAGGACAAATCTCCTAATTCGAGGAAATGCCGCGTTTCCGGAGCATCACTTGACAAGTCGCTCTAACTATCAATAATCGCCAGACTGTATGAAAGAGGAGATTTCTCGGAGCAACCCCGTTTTTCAGGAACAGGTTTTTCGTAGCGTTCAGAGTAGCCCGTTTGAGGTAGTGCAAACGATGACCGCGAGCGGTGTATGTAAAAAAACCTTTATATTGCTCGGTTTACTTCTGATGACAGCAGCCTTCGCGTGGTTTCGGCCATGCCCTCCGGAAGCGCTCTGCCAACAGATTATTCTATTTTCATTGATTGTATTTGGTCTTTGCATCGCTGTTCGCCTTTGCCCTCCTCAAGCCGCACGGATTATCGCGCCGCTTTATGCATTAACAGAGGGATTTGTGTTCGGCGCGATTTCGCGAATCGCAGAATTGAGGGTTCCAAGTGTCGTTTCGCAAGCTGCACTTTCAACGGTTGTTGTTTTAGCAGTTATGCTGTTCATGTATCGTCGGGGAATCATCCAGCCGACACAAAGGTTTACGCTTGTCGTTTTCTCGGCGACAGTTGCGATCGCAATTACTTATCTTCTGAGCGCTCTATTTAGCGCATTTGGTGGGGGCGGATTTTCATTTCTCCACGGAAACTCCTTACTCGGCATTGGCGTTAGCGCTGTTGTTTGTGTTGTTGCGGCGCTGAATCTCATTCTTGATTTTGGGTTTATCGAAAACCAGATTAAGAATGGTGCCCCCAAGGAGATGGAGTGGATTGCAACGCTCGGCCTCTTTGTCACACTTCTGTGGATTTATATCGAAGTCCTCGAGCTATTGACGAAGCTCCATAGCCGCGATTAGCTCCAAGACGAAAAGTTCCCCCCATGCGCCTCCTCGTCATTAAGCCTTCTTCGCTCGGCGATATCGTTCACGCGATGGTCGTTGTGAGTGAACTTAAACGTCAGCGACCAGAGGTCGTCGTCGATTGGATCGCTCGGGATTGCTTTGCCGAACTCGTTAGGGCTTCGCAGATCGCACAACGGGTGCTAATTTACGAACGTCATGGCGGTTTGTTATCGTTTTTCCGGCTACTTTCGCTGATCCGCCAAGAGACCTACGACTGCGTTTTCGATATGCAGGGCCTGGCACGTAGCGGTATTATGACACTTTTTGCAAGATCTCCTCGAAAAATCGGACGCAAAGATGCGCGCGAACTCTCGTGCTTGGCATACACTGAGACAGTCCCATATCCCGGTGCAACGCATGCGATCGATATTCTTAAAGAATTCCTTACGACTGTCGATTGTAGCAACGAGATTTCCGGGATCGTTCCGGAATTCGAACACGTCATGTCGCCAAAATACACGGAATTTCTCAAAGAGCAAATCCCACAAAGACCCTTCGTTTGCCTCTTTCCCGAAAGTCGCGTGTCTGAAAAAGAGTGGCGGCATTTTTCAAAACTCGCCGAACTTTTACTGTTATCGGAACCAAATCTCAACCTCCTTATCCTTGGAAGTCCCTCGCACCTTAGATTTCATTGCGAAAATTCTCGCTTATTTGACTTTCGCGGGCAAACGTCGCTAACCGACATCGTCTTTCTCATTCGGCATGCAAGTCTCGTGATCGCAAACGACAGCGGCCCCATGCATATTTCAGCCGCTCAGGGACGTCCAACGCTTGGGTTGTTCACCATTACGGATCCACTCCGCTTCGGCCCTTATCCTGTTTATCGCAAATCTAATGTCGCCCTACGCCTCGAAAATAAGCCTAGCGAAATCGACCTCGTCGCTTATACCGCAATCGAAATGCTCAACGATCTTCCGGGACGCGATCGGAAATTTTCCTTGTAAAACAGCGCCCAAATGCTTCACCTAAAACGCATGGAATATGAAGCCGTGATTGGGTTAGAGGTCCACGTTCAGGTCAAAACGGCGACGAAATTATTCGCACGTTCGCGCTACAGTTACGGTGCTTCAATGAATACACTGACGGATCCCGTTGT from Verrucomicrobiota bacterium includes the following:
- a CDS encoding Bax inhibitor-1/YccA family protein; the protein is MKEEISRSNPVFQEQVFRSVQSSPFEVVQTMTASGVCKKTFILLGLLLMTAAFAWFRPCPPEALCQQIILFSLIVFGLCIAVRLCPPQAARIIAPLYALTEGFVFGAISRIAELRVPSVVSQAALSTVVVLAVMLFMYRRGIIQPTQRFTLVVFSATVAIAITYLLSALFSAFGGGGFSFLHGNSLLGIGVSAVVCVVAALNLILDFGFIENQIKNGAPKEMEWIATLGLFVTLLWIYIEVLELLTKLHSRD
- a CDS encoding glycosyltransferase family 9 protein, with the protein product MRLLVIKPSSLGDIVHAMVVVSELKRQRPEVVVDWIARDCFAELVRASQIAQRVLIYERHGGLLSFFRLLSLIRQETYDCVFDMQGLARSGIMTLFARSPRKIGRKDARELSCLAYTETVPYPGATHAIDILKEFLTTVDCSNEISGIVPEFEHVMSPKYTEFLKEQIPQRPFVCLFPESRVSEKEWRHFSKLAELLLLSEPNLNLLILGSPSHLRFHCENSRLFDFRGQTSLTDIVFLIRHASLVIANDSGPMHISAAQGRPTLGLFTITDPLRFGPYPVYRKSNVALRLENKPSEIDLVAYTAIEMLNDLPGRDRKFSL
- the rpsP gene encoding 30S ribosomal protein S16; protein product: MSLKIRLQRQGRIHHPAYRIVVAESTCRRDGKYVEKLGTYEPQARGNTAPLILDIDRATYWMSVGAKPTETAAHLIRRARKSVTAK
- a CDS encoding small basic protein, which translates into the protein MSQHPSFQRGSLHAAKRCVLKRFERVELLRRRGQWTEGRRVTALPKTKPED
- the tsaD gene encoding tRNA (adenosine(37)-N6)-threonylcarbamoyltransferase complex transferase subunit TsaD; protein product: MILGVESSCDDTGLAVWEAGQFVYEQTSSQIDLHALYGGVVPQLAAREHLRNFPILLKDLQKQVDLRKIQQIAVTCGPGLPGSLALGIAFAWSLRLALGCELVGVHHLRGHILSPFIEHLNFRKQNNLFPHLSLLVSGGNTILSSVDETLNIHVLAATIDDAAGEAIDKGAKLLGLRYPGGPEIEQYAQQGDARKYIFPQAFTQDGEWKFSFSGIKTSLRYRLEALTETELKGQFHDICAGYQRAIIDVLVRKLHQALQHDHFGSIGLSGGVANNRLLRERVQELGEAMQLPVFLPKPKYTGDNASMIAFAAAVDPVHTTDTIDFKPNWPL